One part of the Moraxella sp. FZFQ2102 genome encodes these proteins:
- the chrA gene encoding chromate efflux transporter, which produces MFLKLGLTSFGGPVAHLGYFREEFVARRRWLSEAYYAEIVALCQFLPGPASSQVGIAIGLTRAGYLGARAAWLGFTLPSAAVLALFAFGVATYADLLGVGVLHGLKLASVAVVAQAVWGMSRQLCTTVQTLSLAVLSACALLLMPVAWLQFVVIGLGAVLGMAFLRPVMAQTHETMTAPVSRSAGAVWLMIFAALLVLLPMLVQAFDVSLLAMFDSFYRTGAFVFGGGHVVLPLLQSEVVGAGLVDNSTFLAGYGATQAVPGPLFTFASFLGAAVSGVTGAVVATVAIFLSSFLLVFGALPFWQTIRHHARARAALMGVNACVVGILLAALYQPIWTSAVATAADFAVVIVAMTALMAWCVPPWAVVVLCGVVGALW; this is translated from the coding sequence GTGTTTTTGAAACTTGGCTTGACAAGTTTTGGCGGTCCTGTGGCGCATTTGGGCTATTTTCGCGAAGAGTTCGTCGCGCGCAGACGGTGGCTGAGCGAAGCGTACTATGCCGAGATTGTTGCTTTGTGCCAGTTTTTGCCCGGCCCTGCCAGTAGCCAAGTGGGTATCGCCATTGGGCTGACTCGCGCAGGTTATTTGGGTGCGCGTGCGGCATGGCTTGGCTTTACCTTGCCATCAGCGGCGGTGCTTGCTTTATTTGCCTTTGGTGTGGCGACGTACGCAGATCTGCTTGGGGTAGGCGTGCTGCATGGGCTGAAGCTTGCGTCGGTGGCGGTGGTCGCGCAGGCCGTGTGGGGAATGTCGCGGCAGCTGTGCACGACGGTGCAGACGCTGTCACTGGCGGTGCTGAGTGCGTGTGCGCTACTGCTGATGCCTGTGGCGTGGCTGCAGTTTGTGGTGATTGGGCTTGGGGCGGTGCTTGGCATGGCGTTTTTGCGGCCGGTGATGGCGCAGACGCATGAGACGATGACGGCGCCTGTCAGTCGGTCGGCAGGTGCGGTGTGGCTGATGATCTTTGCTGCTTTGCTTGTGCTGTTGCCGATGTTGGTGCAGGCGTTCGATGTGTCACTACTTGCGATGTTTGATAGCTTTTATCGGACGGGGGCGTTCGTCTTTGGCGGGGGTCATGTGGTGCTGCCGCTACTACAGTCAGAAGTGGTGGGCGCAGGGCTTGTGGATAATAGCACCTTTTTGGCAGGCTATGGCGCGACGCAGGCAGTACCCGGCCCGCTGTTTACTTTTGCCAGCTTTTTGGGCGCAGCAGTCTCAGGCGTGACAGGAGCTGTGGTGGCGACGGTAGCGATTTTCTTATCATCGTTTCTGCTGGTGTTTGGTGCGTTGCCATTTTGGCAGACGATTCGCCATCATGCTCGGGCGCGTGCGGCATTGATGGGTGTGAATGCGTGTGTGGTGGGGATTTTGCTTGCGGCGCTGTATCAGCCGATTTGGACGAGTGCGGTGGCGACGGCGGCGGATTTTGCAGTGGTGATTGTGGCGATGACAGCACTGATGGCGTGG
- a CDS encoding Crp/Fnr family transcriptional regulator produces MPILYEKPMLEIDPKVIWRLNDSEIFTLHRQYLQSVLPMLSTDDVAWISASFSIERLPAKHYWASAGQSIDKLGFILSGLCKLSYQMPDGSEINVQFIAEQDAVGDFMAVFKDLPTKYNMQTIEPSILMILDKAHFEACCDKYPDFLRYVHGQTMALLFRHIERTESFLIADNTARYLSFIKDNPKLVERLSLADLSSYLGMTRQSITRIRKNLGLTQKSTDR; encoded by the coding sequence ATGCCAATCCTTTATGAAAAACCGATGCTTGAGATTGACCCCAAGGTGATTTGGCGGCTCAATGACAGCGAGATTTTCACACTGCATCGGCAATATCTACAAAGCGTGCTACCGATGCTCAGTACTGATGATGTCGCATGGATCAGCGCGTCATTTTCCATCGAGCGGCTGCCTGCCAAGCATTATTGGGCGAGTGCAGGGCAGAGCATTGATAAGCTGGGTTTTATTTTATCTGGATTGTGTAAATTATCTTATCAAATGCCTGATGGTAGCGAGATCAATGTGCAGTTCATAGCAGAGCAGGACGCGGTGGGGGATTTTATGGCGGTGTTCAAGGATTTGCCGACCAAATACAATATGCAGACCATTGAGCCGAGCATTTTGATGATTTTGGATAAGGCGCATTTTGAAGCGTGCTGTGATAAATATCCTGATTTTTTGCGCTATGTGCATGGGCAGACGATGGCGCTGTTGTTCAGACATATCGAGAGAACGGAGAGTTTTTTGATCGCGGATAATACCGCGCGTTATTTAAGTTTTATCAAAGATAATCCCAAGCTTGTCGAGCGGCTGTCTTTGGCAGATCTGAGCTCATATCTTGGTATGACGCGCCAAAGTATCACCCGTATCCGAAAAAATCTGGGACTGACCCAAAAATCGACTGACAGGTAG